A stretch of the Candidatus Aminicenantes bacterium genome encodes the following:
- a CDS encoding OmpH family outer membrane protein, whose product MKRALVIGLVLTSMTAYTYAEQKIAVVNPQKILVETIRGKQVKERLEKISNEKQAEIQKKEAAIKALEKELMSPALNPETRESKAADLQSRQVDIKRFVEDSQKEFQRRYQKEMETLYKEIMPVIQQIGKAQGYTLILDLSSAGVSYFDTAIDITDEVIRAYDEKYKAK is encoded by the coding sequence ACATCCATGACCGCGTATACGTATGCCGAACAGAAAATCGCCGTTGTGAACCCGCAGAAGATCCTGGTGGAAACCATTCGCGGCAAGCAGGTAAAGGAAAGACTGGAAAAAATCAGCAATGAGAAACAGGCGGAAATCCAGAAAAAGGAAGCCGCCATCAAGGCCCTGGAAAAGGAACTGATGTCACCGGCACTGAACCCGGAAACCCGCGAAAGCAAAGCCGCTGACCTGCAGAGCCGGCAGGTAGACATCAAACGCTTTGTCGAAGATTCCCAGAAGGAATTCCAGCGCCGGTATCAGAAAGAAATGGAAACCCTCTACAAAGAGATCATGCCCGTTATTCAACAGATCGGCAAGGCGCAGGGTTACACCCTGATCCTCGACCTCAGCAGCGCCGGGGTATCCTATTTCGATACCGCTATTGATATCACCGATGAAGTGATCCGGGCGTACGACGAAAAGTACAAGGCCAAGTAG
- a CDS encoding acyl-ACP--UDP-N-acetylglucosamine O-acyltransferase, with the protein MKPTLDPTARISPSARLGRNVSVGAYAIIGDNVSIGDGSEIKHHAVIDCNTDVGRECVVFPFASIGTDPQDITFKGEETRVEIGDHNTIREFATINRGTVKGGGTTRLGNHNYLMAYAHIGHDCRIGDHTVIINGATLAGHVEVEDHVVISAHSSVHQFVHIGRNAYIGGYTIVLQDILPFAKISQSRENYFFFGPNSIGMMRNGISREFITTVKDIFRIIFRSDLNTSQALDRLRQTYPDSEEMRIIADFVQRSRRGILKNFVHK; encoded by the coding sequence ATGAAGCCAACCTTAGATCCCACCGCCCGCATCAGCCCCAGCGCCCGGCTCGGCCGTAATGTATCCGTAGGCGCATATGCCATTATCGGTGACAACGTCAGCATCGGCGATGGTTCAGAAATCAAGCACCATGCCGTGATTGATTGCAATACCGACGTTGGGCGCGAATGCGTGGTCTTTCCCTTCGCTTCCATCGGCACCGACCCCCAGGACATCACCTTCAAGGGCGAAGAAACCCGAGTGGAAATCGGCGACCACAACACGATCCGTGAATTCGCCACCATCAACCGCGGCACCGTCAAGGGTGGGGGCACGACCCGGCTGGGAAATCACAATTACCTGATGGCTTATGCCCACATAGGGCATGATTGCCGCATCGGTGACCACACCGTGATCATCAACGGCGCCACTCTGGCCGGGCACGTGGAGGTGGAAGACCACGTGGTGATCAGCGCCCACTCTTCGGTTCACCAATTCGTGCATATCGGCCGCAATGCGTATATCGGCGGCTATACCATCGTGCTTCAAGACATCCTGCCTTTCGCCAAGATTTCCCAGTCCCGGGAAAATTACTTTTTCTTTGGTCCCAATTCCATCGGTATGATGCGCAACGGCATCAGCCGCGAGTTTATCACTACCGTCAAAGATATCTTCCGCATTATCTTCCGCTCCGACCTCAACACCTCGCAAGCCCTGGATCGCCTACGGCAAACCTATCCCGACAGCGAAGAGATGCGTATCATAGCGGATTTCGTTCAACGCTCGCGACGGGGAATTCTGAAGAACTTCGTTCACAAATAG
- a CDS encoding Gfo/Idh/MocA family oxidoreductase: protein MATELVSSPILRVGIVGTGAMGTNHLRVARSLPGILVTAATDRDPAQLRAALQAHAAPAVNHYQEMLSQVDAVMVSTPTESHFEIARYFISHGRHVLVEKPMTRTLAEADELVRLASETGVVVGVGHLERFNPAVQWVRPFVNNPLFIESQRLGSFSPRSLDIDVVMDLMIHDLDIILDMDSSAVEGISALGVPIISSCVDIANVRLEFASGLVANLTASRVSQKKTRKLRIFQKDQYISLDYKKRTVKSYSLRDGNIHEEIPNIPDQEPLANLWARFRDSIHRNGKGNVGPAQARRALDLALRISRNIEEKASNRITG from the coding sequence ATGGCCACTGAACTTGTATCATCCCCCATCCTGCGGGTCGGCATCGTGGGGACCGGAGCCATGGGAACCAACCACTTGCGCGTGGCCCGTTCTTTGCCGGGGATCCTAGTAACCGCGGCGACGGACCGTGACCCCGCACAATTGCGGGCAGCACTTCAGGCCCATGCCGCCCCGGCAGTGAACCACTACCAGGAAATGCTTTCCCAAGTGGATGCGGTCATGGTCTCGACTCCGACGGAAAGCCATTTCGAAATCGCCCGCTACTTTATCTCTCACGGCCGCCATGTACTGGTGGAGAAACCCATGACCCGCACCCTGGCGGAAGCCGATGAATTGGTCCGCCTCGCATCGGAAACCGGAGTGGTGGTTGGCGTGGGTCACCTGGAGCGGTTCAATCCCGCGGTGCAATGGGTCCGCCCCTTTGTCAACAACCCGCTGTTCATTGAGAGTCAACGCCTGGGGTCGTTTTCACCGCGCTCCCTCGATATTGACGTGGTCATGGACCTGATGATTCATGACCTGGACATCATTCTGGACATGGACTCATCAGCGGTCGAGGGAATCAGCGCCTTGGGTGTGCCCATCATCTCGTCTTGTGTGGATATCGCCAACGTCCGCCTCGAATTCGCTTCCGGACTGGTGGCAAATCTCACCGCCAGCCGCGTCTCCCAGAAAAAAACCCGTAAATTGCGTATATTCCAGAAGGATCAATACATCTCACTGGATTACAAAAAGCGCACGGTGAAAAGCTATTCCCTGCGTGACGGCAATATCCACGAAGAAATCCCCAACATTCCCGACCAGGAGCCCCTGGCCAACCTGTGGGCACGTTTTCGCGATTCCATCCACCGCAACGGTAAAGGCAACGTGGGGCCCGCGCAAGCGCGGCGCGCCCTGGACCTGGCCCTGCGCATCTCCCGCAACATAGAAGAGAAGGCCTCCAATCGAATCACTGGTTGA